The region TGTTGTTAAGTTTACGTTTTAGCTGATGTCTTCGTCAATTTAGATTACTGCCGTCCGAAGTATTGTCTTTGAATCCTGACTTTTTCCCGTTTGATAAATCCATTGTTGTAGACAACTTTATTGGCGTAACTTAAGAACAAAAGGCATAAGCACCCTCCCCCACGGAATTCTAGAGCAGTAATTTATAAAGTGGGTTATGGTATCAATAATAATCtagaaagaaaagattgaaaagaaaagatatttgAGAACAAGCAGTATTGAGATAAAAACATGATGTCAGGGCATGTCAATGTTATCAAAACCAAACTTGTAATAATATGCATTTTTGATATTGGTGTCATGTTCTTATGTTATTACTCCTCAttctaaaataataacaatccTTTTGTTTGACTGTCAAGATTATTCAGCCTTAGAGTTATTTTAACCTATTGTATTATTTtggagactacaaatcaaagcatatcaaataaaatcaaaattgaggTTGGTTTTATTTAGAGGAGAAAACTGGGTTAATCCTGGGGAAAAGCTTCTCCAGACCAAGCAGAGAACCAACAAGCAAATCACGACATATGGGACATAAATTGACGCTACTCcagcttaaaatgaatgcagctTAAAAAGTTTTCGATTGAAGGGGCTTgaattgtaaatttattttaaactcgAGTAGCTTCAAACCATGTCTTATTGTCCATCTTTTTGCAATATGAACTGTAATCTGCAACATATGGCTTGGAGCTAGTTCCTAAAAGACTGATTTCTCAAATACTGGTCACCCAGCCTTTTCAGAGCACAGTTagatttgtttcagtttcatggactttttttttggaaagaatTAGCCAATTCTTTCAGTTCTTTTTGCCGTgtgctgcaaataataataattatcattggcTATGCATTCAGCAGTTTAACCATGTAGCCTATCAATgtgaattttaaaacattaacACCAACATTTTTCTATGTTGTATTACAGGCTTTCTGTGCATTTTGTCTAATTGAATGACAAgtattctgtttattttacattaattttcctCTGAGTTTGCAATtcatttttcctcttttattttattttttatagctGTCCCATCAACTAATGGTGAAACAGAGGCAAGAATTTCAGATTCAGATGAACAGCAGGCAGTGgctgaaggtagatgaagatctttttttgtgttactttgattgttaaaaataaagaaatgagtaGTTTCTCATTGGAAGCAAGGAAAGGAGACCACTGGAATTAAAGTTACAGAATTAGGAGAACCCAATAAAGTCCAACCTTGATTATCACTTACTCTtcttactatctacaaaatatgataaaacgaaaaaaatctcaccgtgagaagttatcttttttttaaatttcctttcctcgtgccatcgaattctggtagtggttgtaattgatagagcttacgaaaacgctcgtcgaggatgaactctactgtttacgacatcccAAGCGGCATGAAAATTATgcatgaaattattattattattattattattattattattattattattattattattattattattattattttaattattttattttaattattttaatttttaattatgcatgaaattattttaatatcccacccctaaaaatctatgcacggaaacctccactctaacggtttatttttaggattttcgatggattagcagaggaggctacatcttgttattatgaccgatttatcgaaattaaggcatttttccactgccattttctccagaacaaagtcggtgacccccatttttttttttcatttttggagtaccgtatttattcacttttaAGGCGCACTCGGTTATAAGACGCGTCCTAAACTTTCGAAGACGATTGTGAcaagtaagtaaaatgaaaatttcacctaAATACCCTGTTATAAGGCGCACTCAGAATTACGGGAAATTTTGTTGACCACATCGCTGTACTTACAACAATTTGCTTCCAAAAGTTACTAATTACGGtgcttccattttcaaaacaatggcaaaagaGTCACACATGAACAACAGCATAAAAGTCACACTTTTTAATTCGCTCAAGTCATCATTCACAGCAATCGAAAGAGCTAAACGAACCCACTCGAGGAGATCGCCCCATAAGTCCTAGCAAACCTTTAAGTACGTCATGTATGTCTAAGAACACCTTTTTGTTTGGATAACGCAATCGTTGTGCGAaaatactcggttataagacgTACCCCGAATTTTAAGCAGATTTTCATCAAACAAGCATATTTTCTCGTAAAAAATGGTGTGccttataagtgaataaatacggtaagtactaactctaggggagaaatgaagaaaatctcaccgtaggaagattttggcgcgtACGTCCTTAAGTGGAATGATTATGATTggatcaaataattattgataacaaGGGTCATTGTAAAGATGGCTTGGGGTGTTCATATCACATATTGATAatgaggatgatgatgatcgGTAAAGGAACACTTAAGAATTATTTCAATGGTATACTTCTGAAAGTGATGGGTGCGAAAGAAGCTAGTGGATATGGAGATACTGAATTTGTCAGTGATAACATTGCTGACATTGCTCAAGAAGATAATGTTGCCAGCGATAATTGAGACTAGGGACAGACTCTTTTTCAAAAGCAACTGTTGATCACTAATGATTATGATTACTGTAGTTTTGTTCAAGCCTAGATCCACtcggttgattttttaaattacCTCGCAATAGTACCACCAGAAAGCCTTGACATTTTTTCCCATCCTTTATTTTGCTTCTGTTGCTCCCATTAAGCTAGGcacttctttttcattttgcacaATTTAATGTTGTCCATTTTGCTATTGCAACAGTCTTGTGCTGATTTGATTGCTTTTGTCTTTACTTTTGCATTTATCATAGCTTAAACAACTCGTATGGAACTTTGTGTACGCTTATGGAGAGCTTATTTTATTAGATGGTTGTGGTgacattttatcaaattttctAGATGAAGAACTTGTTAATGATGTTGAAATgaaagacgaagaagaagccAAACCTATCCAAACAACAAgtaccaagaaaaaaaaagaggaatcCATTGAGGACAAGAGGGAGCACATcaatataatatttattggTCATGTTGGTAAGGCGAGAATTTAGTTTTCTGAAAAAAGCATTTCCTTGAATTTCCTAATATTTTTCTTGAACCTCAACAATccatttttacttgtttccaGATGCTGGGAAATCAACAATTGGAGGCCATGTCATGTGAGTGATTTCTCTGTTATTACATGGTAAAGATAGAACAATAAATTTCCAAGATGTCACTCATTTTAGGAAGCTGTGTGCTACCTAGGCATTGAGGAGACTctggaaacttttttttgtcaaagacACGAGCatctatattttaaaataaaagcacACTTGAAAAGTCTGTAGCTTACTTTAGAGACACAAAGTTCATTCTTATTTTTTCTCCTGGACATGTTTTTCACCCAAAAAATGTTTGGAAAAAGTCAAACTGAGAATCTGAAGTGTTCTTGATAACATAATTGTGTTATAGGTATTTGACAGGCCAGGTGGACAAAAGAACgcttgaaaaatatgaaagagaagcaaaagagaaaaacagagaaacatggtgagaataaataaatattgaatACATGTAGAACTTTGTTAGTAACTCTCTTTTGAGATGAGATTAGCAAAGGAATCACAATGCTCCATTGTAGTCTCAAGTGACAGCTACCAGGCACAGTTGCCCTAAACTGCATTTCTTAGTGGAACCCACTGAGACTGAGACAAGGAAAAGATCGTTTCGCAATGAACATGAAAATGTAATGATTGAAAGAGCTAGAACCACACATTATTAACAACTGTTGAGAAGGCTGCTAGGAGTATGTCTTGCACTGGTTCGTGTCTGTCCAatgaagttaagctctgttgGACGGGGTGATACCTGGATGGGAGATCatctgaaaaacaagaaaaaaagaagacatcAAAGTGGGCTGTACTCTTTAGAGAGTCAGGCTAGTGTCATTATTTCTCCCTCTCGCTTCAACAATGATTGCATGTGGGACGAGTTTCAGCCATAAGAGATTTCTGCGGGTACTCCAGTTTCCTGTCTCAACAAAATTGACTCTCAGGCCTGTGTTGCTTTTGGAAGTATGGTTAGTGGTAACCAGTGTTTAGTACTATAGGGATGTGTATAGGTTTTTATACCTCTTAACCAGTGGTTAGAACTAAGCATGCTTTCAGCAACTCAGGCCAGATCTGTGGTGGCTTTGATTTGTGTGCTTCCTGTTGCCGACTAGAAGTTGATTTTGGCTTTTGTTGTCCTGATCTGAAGGTACTTGTCTTGGGCATTAGACACCAACCAAGAAGAAAGAGATAAGGTAAGTACACAACACGTTGAAACTTAGATAGAGtctagaaaataaaattatgtctGTAACAGggctcaaaattaaaaaaaaagaaggtcACACTCAAGCAAGTAGAGGTGAAATTTCTGTCACAAAGCGGGAAAAGTCATTTGCAAATGTTCACTTAGTGTTGGGTAAAAAAGTGTGCTCTTTCATTAAAGAAAGTGTGCTAGTTGTGATTTTGCGTGTAACGTGatttttttaacccaaacCAAAAAAGTTAGTCACTTTTTCAACTGTAATGGATGCAATTTTGACCCCTGTATAATAAtaccagtaataataatgataataatgacaattttaagtctcaatggatttagcTGAATGCAGTTGCTCGAGGCAGCTTATAGTTCATGCACAAATCGGGTTGTCAGTCAATACATTGTGTCTGGTCCAATTTGTCCAACCAAAAGTAAGATTTGAAAGGAGATACGTCCTGtgaatgttaaaaaattatttccagctcTACAGGGTGTTTACTCTGAACTAGGATTCTGTTGATGGCTTGGTTGGTTTTGATGGTTTTTGTTGCAACAGTAATAGAACAATAGAGTTTTGTTCGTAggcataaataatttttgggtACAACTTAGATGCATTTTATCCTGAGCCAATGGCcaagggttaaaatgagctctgagaagggcccaaaatataCAGTATTTATGCCCATGAACGTAAactgtattactattattatcactttagagggcattgagaaaataaagactaagcaaaaagaagacaacaaaacagtgtcagaaatatttctttaccaACAATGTAAggaaacagcaacaaacactgtaatggcttggtgattttgattggctgtttACGTGGTacaattatttgattctcacttttcgtTGGTTTACttgttaaaatatattttagcccgccaaattctccgtCATGGCTTGTAAAGTGTGTCACCATGCCCAACAAAGTGATGATAACATTATTATGCTTTTTTGGTTCCTGTTAGGGAAAAACAGTCGAAGTTGGCAGAGCGGCATTCGACACACCAACTAAACATTTCACATTACTGGATGCCCCAGGGCATAAAAGCTTTGTCCCGAACATGATCAGCGGTGCTTGTCAGGCAGATTTGGGAGTGTTGGTATGTTCTGTGCTCTTGAAAGAACCTTGTGGAATTGAATTGCATTGTAACAGTAGCAACAGTACTGAAACATTTCAAGCTTATTCAAAAGCAAActtaaaagcaaatgaaatcAGGGCAGATCAAAGCTGCTGTTAGTTTTCCACAAAAGCACAAACATGACAGCCTCAGGAAAGAAGCCGTTTGGGCATTGGAAAGGAAGAACAGAACCGTAAAGTGCCATGCTATGTATGGTTCTGCTTGTCAAACCTGGGAGGCAAAGATGAAAGTGCTGCCTGTGTACAATGTGTATGCATTTTCAGAGATGTATCCAGAGTGCGTCATTGCGTCCTGGGACGCACTCATTCTTCTTTTGGACGCAGAGAATATTGAATGAAGGGTCCAACTGgacgcagaaaaaaaatagaatgtttatgcaaattacaaactCTAGGAAAAAACAGCGTCACACGATACGCAAATTTGTGTTtcgtgaaaacaatttttataaaCGGATTGACTCTTCAGTCACGGTCTATTTCGCTGTAAATTTTCAGACGAAAgccgaaaagccattgtgtTTTCTCATCACTTTCCTCAGCCGCTAGTgcttagggcctgattacatggtgaatttcagcccgggctgaaatttcgctccgcccaccgggctgaaatattgttgcgattacatggtcaatttcagcccgggcgcaaaacgcaaatttccgtgagaaagtttactgaggtgcgaaaacacaatagatgcgcatgctcgcgctcctttttcagcccgggctgaaaaaatgatagcgattacatggatttttcagcccgtttggccgggctgaaaatcctagcccggtttgagaataccgggctaggattttcagcccgggctgaattgcgccctcagaagccggtctgaaatttcagcccggggtgaaactcaccatgtaatcgggcccttAGTTCGTTATGTTTGAAGTCCCACGTGTTGCGTGACATTATCCGAGTTGTCTTTTGGTGAGACAATCGGCGACACTGCCGATctgcaaacaataatttaccaTTTCAGTCGATTTTGAGTTTGTTGCGTGCTTTCCAAGCGAATTTCAAGCTTAAGTTAGTTTCTCGTCAGCGAAATGACAGAGAACCCAACGGCGAAGTATataaatttttggttttgcgtgaCGCTTTCGGCGTTGTTTTTCAATCGGCGACACTTTCGATCTGGCAatgataatttattgtttCGGTCgaagttgagtttgttgtatGCTTTCCAAGCGAATTCAAGCATTGGTATGTTTATCGTGAGCGAAATGACAGAGAACCCAACGGCGAAATATGAAATTTTGGTTTCGTGCGAGCCTGTTGATTATTTTCGGGCGCACAAGTGACGTTGTCTCCGTTGCTCCTATAAACTTGGCTGTGTTGCAAATTATGCAAGTTTTTCGGATTTagtgttatttcagttaaaaagaacGTGTCTACAGAAATTTAAGAAGAgttaacaggaaaaaaaaatttaaaaagaatctGTAGTTAATAAGCAATTTGCATGTTTCTCAACCAGCGAAGGGTCAGGGCCCTATCGAATATTAATTAGTCTTGTTGACTATGATTTGAAAACCTGGATACATCTCTGCATTTTAGATTAAAATGGATTTGAAGTCAAATGGTTTCAACCTgtgttgatttctttttttttttttttttttttttttttggtccatttatgataatgaataccGGACACAAAGAAATTTGACTTTAAAATAGGTTAAAACCAGAAATTCACTTTAACCTTCAACATACTGTATGCTTTATTTTAGTGCATCTTTACTTGAAGTGCTTATTTTGAACATTATAAAATCATGCCTTCACTCCTTTGATGTTCATTTTGTAGCGAGAAATCAAGttaatgataaataatattatttcttcCTACTTACcaaagttttgctttttttggtTGCATTTCCCAAGGTAATATCAGCCAGGAAAGGTGAATTTGAAACTGGGTTTGAAAAAGGAGGGCAGACAAGGTACACTTTGCCAAGTGAACTCTGAACTTAATATCGTATATCTTCTTTGGAATCTTAGTAGACCTTGCTTGTGTGTTTGTTTCCTTCACAGAGAACATGCCATGTTGGCCAAGACAGCGGGAGTCAAGCATTTGGTGATTCTTGTAAACAAAATGGACGACCCCACGGTGGAATGGGACAAATCAAGGTTAATAAGTGTAAAGTTTGAAGCATTGACAGTCCCATAGAAGTATTTAAATTCGTTTATTGCAAGCACTGAAGACCTTGTTTGGTTAATCAAATTGGTGACATTATTCTGACATACAAGCATCAAGGTGGAGATTTTCAAgaacattttccattgtatctCTTTTGTCAAATTACAAACAAGTTTGTAATAACACCTGCACCCTTAATGTTGCCTTGCCAATGCCTCAAGTtcttaaacctttttttttttgttgttgtaaatcTGCAAGGTATGATGAgatccaaacaaaactaacCCCATTTTTGAGGAAAGTTGGCTTCAACCCTAAAACAGGTTTGTGTGCATGTTTAAGTTGCTTACTGTAATGtgtgttaatttttttaaattatggCTATGTGGAGATCTCCAAAAAATTGCATTACAGTAAGTATCTCATGTTGAAAAAAACCCAGGTGACCTAGATGCAAAACAGTGGCCCCTTTAAAGAATGATGAGGttaaaaagaattttattAAGTTTAAATATTTAGTCCATTCCACTGGGCAGAAtttgttgcccagagggaaagggcacaaaCAGGACTGCAAGGTCCCTTacaaggtgccccacctcacccaccccccaATTTCTTTCAGTTGCTCTTGTCCAAGCTTTGCAGTCTACCATACCTGTTGCaaagtagttttcaaaagaaactgcaAGGTTGATCAGGTCCTTAACCACTagcagtgctggaaataacagtTGGTCATCAGACATTGCCCAACCAAACTTGGAAAATGTCCAGCTAACTGTACATTATGATTGGACGCAATGACTGAACATCACACCAGCACATGTTGAGTTATCTTCTTCAAGGTGTTGTCGATCAATAAACTGTGCCCGGCAATATTTGTTAAATGTCTgaccaaaagaaagatttgaaacCTTGGACATATGTCCtgagaatgaagaaaaataattataatttccaGCAGCGCATCATTGTCAGCTTTGAGGAAACTTCCCTTGTTCCTGTTTTCCGTTGTTCCTGAATTGAGTGTTGCACATTCTTCTTCCCAGATATCTACTACATGCCCTGCTCAGGATTGACAGGTGCCAATCTTCGTGAGAGATTAGACCCAGGAGTTTGCACGTGGTATAGGTGAGGAAGACGACGTGGTCGCTTGCATGTTATATGGTATTGTAAATGAGTAGCATAGTGGTACCTGTTGGTCCATTAAGTGTTGTCATTAAAAGGAGTTTAGTCACTTAAAAGCAATTTGGCTCCATGGGGCTAGAGCTACAGTAccgttcaaaagtaagttgacagtctGTTGCGAGTCTCGATTCtcgactcgattctcgattctGGTTTCGTTAGCATGGGTGTGTAACTGAAAGTATTGCTGCCCTCTGTTAATGGAGTTTATTGTCAATTTCAAAGGCTAGAGCAACATATTACAACATGTTATCTCAAAGCTACCCATTCCACTGACCAATTATCCACGTTCCTCTGGTCCCTGCATACAGTAATTGTACCATACCCACGCAAGataattcttttctttcttccattACAGTGGGAAGGCTTTCTTGGAATATATAGACGAACTTCCATCGCTCACACGGGCCATCAATGGGCCTCTCAGAATTCCTTTATCAGAAAGATACAAGGTACATGTGTTTTCTCAGTGTTAAAGGAAAGGTGAAAACGGGAAGAATGCATATCTCCTGATCTTTGAAAAGTAAACTTttctgctttgttttcttttatattgagttttttttctttaatttctatACCCACTGTTTGATTATTACTTTATCGTTTAACAGTAAAGAACTCACAAGATTGTGGTTATTTGGGATGGTTAAATATTCTTCATACCGTAATTGTCCGTTTCTCTGGCTCAAAGCactgttcatttttaaaaaaaataggagATGATAAATTGTTACCAATGGTATTGGCTGTCCCGCTGCGTTCTAGTGTGATAGTGTTGAACTTTCTGTGTCATAGGATATGGGAACCATTGTGCTGGGAAAAGTGGAGTCTGGCAAACTGGATAAAGGAGAGGCGCTAATGCTGATGCCAAACAAGGTGACTACATGGTTAACGAGCGGCGCTTGTTTCCAATTAAGATACAGAGAGATGCGTTTTTTCTCAGTTAATCTTGATCAATATTACACTTCGGGCTCTATTCCATTTGGAACTGCACTTTTTGTGCCAAAAGCTAAAAGGTTACGACTATTTGAAATACAATATGGCTGCGGTAAATTCTTGGTTTGTTGTTTCTTGTGGTAATTCATAGCTTTAAAGCTAGTTGATCAAGGATATGATCTGTTACTTGTTACGAAATAAGCTAAATTATATTGCATGTCACCTCATGAAAATTCTTTCTGTCACGTCCCCGCGCGACATTTGCCAACAGATTGTGTCGTTATCAAGTAGAgtccatgttgccatgcgactgttcagtaatagatcacagatgacatcaaaataTGGTACGCATAAGAAAGTGGCCCACGAGCCTTTAGACGAGTGTGTCACAGATGTTTTTACTACATGTTGACGTCGTCGGTGATGTATTACTGAACAGGCACTCGGCAACATTGAACATATTTGTATCATACAACAAAGAAGCGAAAAAGTTACCAGTGACGTCATTTATGCGTCTGTTCTCCGATACATAGCGACCGATCGAAACGAGCGTAGAATTGACTGTTGGACAGTGGGAACCTTCAGCTGTAACCAACTTAGCTACGGCTACTCCTGTGTAACTGACGCACACCGCAGAGGACAGGACTGAAAAGTGCAAGGCAACTATTCTTGAAGGGGGTCACGGTAGTTTTAGCTCGTTTCAAGTCATAACTTGTTGGAAGATGAAGCTTAGTACTAATTATGAACGTAAAAGACGACATCAAATGAATTTTACCGTGAAAGGCTATCCACATAATTTGTTGGGGGGTTCTTGAGGGTGTATCGCGCCCAAACTTGGGAAGATGGaccatttttttcaagtttcaatccTTTTCCATTCACACCATCCTGAGCTATAGATTACAAAAACTGAATTCAGTGTGCAAACAAAGATCTTGAAAAAGGAACTTCAGCataagtttttatttccatgGACTTTTTGGAACATTTTCCCCATTCTGGAGTTCAGTGAAATGGTGTGATATTGCTTATTTAAAGATAATGGCAGGACCGCTAAACCAGCTTTCTCTAGAGAGACACTAAGAGACAGTGCTGATTTGATTACAGGTTCCAGTCGAGGTGCTAGGAATCACGTTTGACGAAGAAGAGAGATCGGCCGCATTAGCTGGAGACAATGTCAAGCTCAAACTGAGAGGAATCGAAGAAGAGGTAAACAGTTTGTTCTGAACACGTCACAAGTGTACAACTAAGCTTTCAAAAGGAGTGTCTCCCAGAAGATTTCTCGTTTTCGTTATCTCGTTTTAGGGTATTGCGTTGAAAGAACTGACATTACTAACACCTTGCTATGGGTGTTGCAATACTGTTATATTCACGCGCGAAGTTAATGATCATAGTTTCTTGACAACTAATTTGACTTGCTCTATGCATAGGTGCGTTCGACAGAACGCAGACCTAATTTGGAGTTGAGATCTTTGTCCTTTGCGATGAGTCTTCCAATGCATGATGATACCAGCAAATTTCGACCTTACTATTAAGACACCAAAATGGCCTCCCCGCACTTAGTTTCTGAGGGGCATTAGTCGTAAGTGGTCGAGAAATTGTCGGGGGCAGTCGAGAACGAGGGTTAACCGGTGGGCCCTTTTACCGCTGACCTACTGTTTTCGCCAATACCAAAACATCAACGAAAGTCAAGCTTATCTGTATTATAATTCGCAAATTTAGCGGTCAAGTCTCTCAAGCACGATTAATTTATATAACCCCACTATTTAATTCGCACTTCACCTGAATTTCGAACACACTTCCTTATTTCTAAATTCCATAATTAAATATGCAGTACACTTAGAAGGAGTGAGTGACTTTATGAAATAGAGAAGGAGCTGTTAATGAAATgacattgcaataattatttgtatgCATCGTAATtagctttttttccttctttcaggACATCTCTCCAGGTTTTGTACTCTGTTCACCTGAAAACTTATGCCACACTGTTAGATCATTTGAAGCTCAGGTAATTGTAACTTATGAGCAGTTTACTTGGAACTGGAAAGTTAGGATTTTTCGTTctaaatatttaaaccaaaactGGGACACAATTTTGAACTGCGTATTAAATTCATTAGTTCGAgctattttcaaatgacttgcGAAAGTGATTACGCTATTGGGGTTGCTACACTTATGACTGGattaaaaatctcgcgccagttttgaACCAATCGgtagcaaaaccaaaaccaatttcACCTTGCACGCGCgacttttcccgcgctttgagcaagttgtAGGTAAtcgctaggaattctgattggttcatcgtgtTCTTTGCTTCTGTTTTGATTGTCGGATGAGTTTGTTTTgtattggtttttttttcaaagttatttatATTAATCAGTGGGATCTGGCAACGATGTGCTCAAGCGCGAAAAGCTTAGGTCTTACGTAAAGAAAGGAGATATCTTTGCTTACACCTGTAAACGTTTCTGCAACGTGTTCTGTCAGTTTGCCAATGGTGCGAAGTCGTTTCTGCACCGTGTTCAACCTTTTCTGTCTTTGTGCCATGTGTGTTAATGTTCAGACGCTTCTGCTCGAAAACAAAGGATCATTGTCGTGCGCTTTGAGAACAAAGTATCAACATATCTGCACGAGTAAAAGAGCCAAGAATCCTTACGACCATCTGCAGATGTTCCGCTAGCGACCTGGTAGCGAAGCGACTTTCTACCGAATGGCGTTTGGTGCCGGAACATAAAGGTAGAATATGCATGGTCTCACTATGACAACCCTGCCCCTCCGCGTGAGGATAAAAATGTTCCAATAATTCTCAATTGTGATTGTCTTTGTTGCACAGGTGGTCATCCTTGAACATAAATCCATCATCTGCGCTGGTTATAGCGCTGTTCTTCATATTCACAATGTAGTCGAAGAAGTCACATTTGTGGTAAGTTGACGCATTTCGCCGCCGAGATCTCGGAGCCCTTGTAGCAAGGGAAAAGTCCGTTGTATATGACCTATACAACTGAATAATGTGATGCAGGCTCCTTTGTTtaggcgtcacaaggtgtcacaTACTATCACTTAAAGTTTAAAACGTTTGTTTACGGCACTGCTTTGTTGGGGTTGTGTCAAGGGTTAATATTAGACAGTTCACTGACAATATCGAAGTCTCGTTATGTcggtgtattggacaaccctcagGTCAGAGAACTTGAATCTGTTTAGGGAAATTTTCTAAATTTGGGTTAAGTCTTATAATAAGGATACCGCAGTTTAggtctttatttttttctttttttttgtaattggTACAAGGTTCGTCATTATAATCACAACATCGGTTCGAGTCCTTCCCATTCAAGGCTGGGTTTTTTCAGTCTTCTTTCGTTTTTGTAACTGCCTGAGTTCGTCTTTTCACTAAGACGATATCTCTGTAATCGTGCGACTCAAATTCCGCAGTTTACACTGACATGTTAAGTGCGTAGACTGATCTGCTCTTCCGTTATATGGCGCG is a window of Acropora palmata chromosome 11, jaAcrPala1.3, whole genome shotgun sequence DNA encoding:
- the LOC141859093 gene encoding eukaryotic peptide chain release factor GTP-binding subunit ERF3A-like, whose product is MDQVNSDASAPDSWDSLDDPGPVEISGEAKNVNEQLQSLNINAKPFVPNVNAPAFVPSFLRNQATEAVPSTNGETEARISDSDEQQAVAEDEELVNDVEMKDEEEAKPIQTTSTKKKKEESIEDKREHINIIFIGHVDAGKSTIGGHVMYLTGQVDKRTLEKYEREAKEKNRETWYLSWALDTNQEERDKGKTVEVGRAAFDTPTKHFTLLDAPGHKSFVPNMISGACQADLGVLVISARKGEFETGFEKGGQTREHAMLAKTAGVKHLVILVNKMDDPTVEWDKSRYDEIQTKLTPFLRKVGFNPKTDIYYMPCSGLTGANLRERLDPGVCTWYSGKAFLEYIDELPSLTRAINGPLRIPLSERYKDMGTIVLGKVESGKLDKGEALMLMPNKVPVEVLGITFDEEERSAALAGDNVKLKLRGIEEEDISPGFVLCSPENLCHTVRSFEAQVVILEHKSIICAGYSAVLHIHNVVEEVTFVKLLDLIDKKTGKRMKQRPRFIKQDHVAIAELQTTGVICIEKFSDFPQMGRFTLRDEGKTIGIGKVLKLMN